A single region of the Oreochromis niloticus isolate F11D_XX linkage group LG19, O_niloticus_UMD_NMBU, whole genome shotgun sequence genome encodes:
- the LOC100702618 gene encoding monoacylglycerol lipase ABHD12, whose amino-acid sequence MKRAISFLITVYVSVPVILYLFPWILGQVIFAHVLRFPFFVDLSRPEDVLNHTCNFYLNTEEGISVGVWHTLPASQWEKSARRSPEWYRETLGDGTPVIIYLHGNVGTRAINHRVQLVKLLSAAGYHVLSLDYRGFGDSTGDPSEAGLTNDALYLYHWVKKHSRGNLICLWGHSLGSGVATNAAVKIQEQGSAVDALILEAPYTSVGEVVVNHWFTKMYRFLPGFESLLWNIMKRTSIVFANDKNLKSLISPLLILHAEDDNLVPYHMGLELYEISLQTQRKFNTDAHVDMISYSTSLGFSHSSIYLDPNLPDVVRKFLENLRH is encoded by the exons ATGAAGAGAGCTATTTCATTTCTGATAACTGTCTATGTCTCGGTGCCTGTCATTTTATACCTGTTCCCTTGGATACTGGGCCAAGTCATATTTGCTCACGTGT TGAGGTTTCCATTCTTTGTGGATCTCAGCAGACCTGAAGATGTCCTAAACCACACATGCAATTTCTACCTCAACACAGAGGAGGGAATCTCAGTCGGAGTGTG GCATACGCTCCCTGCCAGCCAATGGGAGAAATCCGCCAGGAGAAGCCCTGAGTGGTACCGGGAGACTCTGGGAGACGGCACTCCTGTTATTATCTATCTCCACGGCAACGTAGGGACCAG GGCAATAAATCACAGAGTACAACTGGTGAAG cTCTTAAGTGCTGCGGGGTACCATGTCTTATCTTTAGACTACAGAG GTTTTGGAGATTCCACTGGGGACCCCAGTGAAGCTGGATTGACCAATGACGCCCTCTACCTGTACCACTGGGTAAAGAAACACAGCAGGGGGAATCTCATCTGTCTGTGGGGACACTCGCTTGGCTCTGG ggTGGCAACCAATGCAGCAGTGAAAATACAGGAGCAAG GGTCTGCTGTTGATGCTTTGATCCTTGAAGCTCCATACACAAGCGTCGGAGAAGTCGTAGTCAACCATTGGTTCACTAAG ATGTACAGGTTCCTTCCAGGATTTGAGAGCTTGCTGTGGAACATAATGAAAAGGACCAGCATAGTATTTGCTAATGATAAAAA CTTGAAGTCGCTGATCAGTCCACTTCTTATTCTGCATGCAGAGGATGATAATCTTGTTCCTTATCACATGGGCCTGGAG CTGTACGAGATATCACTCCAGACTCAGAGAAAATTCAACACAGATGCACACGTTGACATGATCTCCTACAGTACAAGTCTTGGATTCTCCCACAGCAGCATCTACTTGGATCCCAATTTACCAGATGTGGTTAG GAAATTTCTAGAAAACCTGAGACACTAG